Genomic DNA from Planctomycetia bacterium:
CCGCGTCAATTTCGCGTAGCACGTCGTCCAGGCCAAATTGTCGCAACGCCGTCACCGCGCTCCGGCTGAGACAACCGCCGCACGTCTTCCGACGAGGGAATCGCTTGGCATCCACGAGCAGCGTCCGCAGTCCCCGACGCGCCGCGAGCGTGGCGGCAACTGCACCCGCGGGACCAGCGCCGATCACCACGACATCCCACGCGGGATCTTGCGAACTTAAAGCAGCGTGCGACCGGCCGGGCGTCATGGCTTGTTCCATTGAATCAGCACCCGAGCCGGCCAATGTCGCGTGAATGTGGCGCCACTCATTCCGGAGCCACCGCACAAATCTCGCAATTCGCTGACGGTAAAGGCGGCCCGCACGGAAACGGGGCCGTCGAACCGCACGATTGGCGAGCGCGTCAACGTATGACACGCCAGCCACGCCAGGCCATAAGCGAATCGCGATCTCAAGAGATCATCGATCAGCACCGCCCGTCGAGCTGCCGCGGCCATGCGAGATAATAGTAGCGCCGCCTGATCGTCGGCCAAGTGATGGAAAAACAGCGTCGACATCACCACGTCGTAGTCTTCCGGCAATGCGTCGGAAAGCACGTCCAGTCGCGAGAATCGGACGTGCTTCAAGCCAGCTTGCCGCGAGAGCGTTTGCGCGGCATCGATCGCCGTCTCGCTTTGGTCCACTCCGTGAAGCTCCACGGCCAAACCGCGTTTCACCAGTCGATGAGCGCAGCCCATCAGCACGTCGCCGCCGCCACAAGCAAGATCCAACACGCGCAGCTTGCGGCCCTCAACTTGGCGCGCGAGTTGTTCCAATGGTCGCCAGATGTAGGATGCGGTGCGGCTAATCTGATTGATGCGGCACAATCCAGCGAGCGCCCGTCGATGGTCTTCCGCGCGCAACCCGGGCTGATCCATCAACTCTTGTTGCCGAACACGGGGCCATCCGGTCGCGATCATGCCAACGCTCGTGCTACGATAGTCATAGTTGTTCCAGGCGAGTTGTGGCCCGATCACGTTCGAATGTCAAGCAGGCCTAACGCCGGCAGTCAGCGATTATTCGCGCCGCGCCATCGATTGATAGACCAGGCGATCGACCGATGAATCGACGGAACTAGCTCGGCCGTCCCCCCACAACACGTTGATATGCTCGTCGTGGCGGCTGTCGAACTCGCATTCATC
This window encodes:
- a CDS encoding methyltransferase domain-containing protein, giving the protein MIATGWPRVRQQELMDQPGLRAEDHRRALAGLCRINQISRTASYIWRPLEQLARQVEGRKLRVLDLACGGGDVLMGCAHRLVKRGLAVELHGVDQSETAIDAAQTLSRQAGLKHVRFSRLDVLSDALPEDYDVVMSTLFFHHLADDQAALLLSRMAAAARRAVLIDDLLRSRFAYGLAWLACHTLTRSPIVRFDGPVSVRAAFTVSELRDLCGGSGMSGATFTRHWPARVLIQWNKP